Proteins encoded together in one Lathyrus oleraceus cultivar Zhongwan6 chromosome 5, CAAS_Psat_ZW6_1.0, whole genome shotgun sequence window:
- the LOC127084013 gene encoding DEAD-box ATP-dependent RNA helicase 18 codes for MDSEFPNKALTTTRFSDLKPPLSDPVLQALTHSAFDFCTPVQAATIPLLCSFKDVAVDAATGSGKTLAFVIPLVEILRRSSSNPKPHQVLGIIISPTRELASQIYHVAQPFISTLANVKSMLLVGGVEVKTDMQKIEEEGANVLIGTPGRLHDIMNRMDVMDFKSFEILILDEADRLLDMGFQKQINAIITQLPKLRRTGLFSATQTQAVEELAKAGLRNPVRVEVRAETKTANGAAASNQLESSKTPSGLHTEYLKCEADKKPSQLVDFLIKNRSKKIIIYYMTCACVDYWGVVLPRLSVLKDFSLISLHGKMKQTVREKALASFTSLSNGILLCTDVAARGLDIPGVDCIVQYDPPQDPNVFVHRVGRTARLGKQGHAVIFLLPKEESYVEFLRIRRIPLQERTCSDNAPDVIPEIRTAATKDRDVMEKGVRAFVSYIRAYKEHHCSYILRWKELEIGKLATGHGLLQLPLVPEVKRHSLSTEGFEPVKDIKFEDIKFRDKSREKQRKKNLQTKKEAKEKEPKPKKLKKTPNVPDVMRKKTAKQRRAQQTVEDDEELTQEYRLLKKLKKGVIDEDEYAKLTGTEDLL; via the exons ATGGATTCCGAGTTTCCCAACAAAGCATTAACCACCACTCGCTTTTCCGACCTCAAACCCCCACTTTCCGATCCCGTTCTCCAAGCCCTCACACACTCCGCCTTCGATTTCTGCACTCCCGTTCAAGCTGCCACTATTCCCTTACTCTGCAGCTTCAAAGACGTCGCTGTCGACGCCGCCACCGGTTCCGGCAAAACCCTAGCTTTCGTCATTCCACTTGTCGAGATTCTTCGTCGCTCCTCTTCCAATCCCAAACCTCACCAG GTTCTGGGGATAATTATATCTCCTACAAGGGAACTAGCATCCCAAATATATCATGTTGCACAACCTTTTATTTCAACCTTAGCGAATGTTAAATCAATGCTACTAGTAGGTGGAGTGGAAGTGAAAACCGACATGCAGAAAATTGAGGAAGAAGGTGCAAATGTATTGATTGGCACGCCGGGTCGATTGCACGACATTATGAATAGGATGGATGTTATGGATTTCAAAAGTTTTGAG ATTTTGATTCTGGACGAGGCTGATAGGCTCTTAGATATGGGATTCCAGAAGCAGATAAATGCTATCATAACTCAGTTACCTAAGCTTCGAAGGACTGGTTTATTCTCGGCTACTCAAACTCAGGCTGTGGAAGAGCTTGCCAAAGCAGGGTTGAGGAATCCTGTGCGGGTTGAAGTTCGAGCGGAAACAAAAACTGCAAATGGTGCTGCAGCATCAAATCAACTAGAATCTTCAAAGACACCTTCAGGTCTTCACACTGAG TACTTGAAATGCGAGGCTGATAAGAAGCCGTCGCAGCTAGTAGATTTCCTTATTAAGAACCGCTCAAAAAAAATTATAAT ATATTACATGACTTGTGCTTGTGTTGACTATTGGGGAGTTGTTCTTCCTCGCCTTTCTGTTTTGAAAGACTTCTCCTTGATTTCTCTTCATGGAAAGATGAAGCAG ACTGTGAGGGAGAAGGCACTAGCTTCATTTACATCCCTCTCAAATGGAATTCTTCTGTGTACGGATGTTGCAGCACGTGGACTTGACATACCTGGCGTTGACTGTATAGTGCAG TATGATCCTCCTCAAGACCCAAATGTTTTCGTACATAGGGTTGGTCGAACTGCTCGGCTGGGTAAACAAGGACATGCGGTTATCTTCTTATTACCAAAG GAGGAATCTTATGTAGAATTCTTGCGTATAAGAAGAATTCCACTTCAAGAAAGAACATGCTCCGACAATGCACCTGATGTTATACCCGAG ATTCGTACTGCGGCAACAAAAGATCGCGATGTCATGGAGAAGGGAGTCAGGGCATTTGTTTCTTACATTCGGGCTTATAAAGAGCATCACTGCTCTTATATTCTCAG GTGGAAAGAACTTGAGATTGGCAAATTAGCCACAGGACATGGCTTATTGCAACTTCCTTTAGTGCCGGAGGTAAAACGCCACTCACTATCCACTGAGGGGTTTGAACCTGTGAAAGATATCAAATTCGAGGACATTAAGTTCAG GGATAAATCAAGGGAGAAACAAAGGAAGAAAAATCTGCAAACAAAGAAAGAAGCCAAAGAGAAAGAGCCAAAACCTAAAAAGCTAAAGAAAACTCCCAATGTACCCGATGTCATGAGGAAGAAAACAGCCAAACAAAGACGTGCTCAGCAGACTGTTGAAGACGATGAGGAGTTGACGCAAGAATACCGCTTGTTGAAGAAATTGAAGAAAGGGGTCATAGATGAGGATGAATATGCCAAATTGACAGGCACAGAAGACTTACTTTGA